In Tiliqua scincoides isolate rTilSci1 chromosome 1, rTilSci1.hap2, whole genome shotgun sequence, the following are encoded in one genomic region:
- the PHRF1 gene encoding PHD and RING finger domain-containing protein 1 isoform X2, with protein MDEDSQDELINKNAALGKVKKTNALLFGDAESSDGNSGDSDDTGSEEEDDTDEDGGEEDEEGEDEDLEDSDEDEEEDDMEIASEQPTHLVKGKPQINGGACSSSDEDAEKCPICLNTFRDQEVGTPENCAHYFCSDCIVEWSKNANSCPVDRITFKFICIRTHFGGEILKKVPVENAQSQEVVVEDDPTFCEVCGRSDREDRLLLCDGCDAGYHMECLNPPLSEVPVAEWFCPPCTLANAVPIDADHVSEEEVASLTADVVPTTSRLRPNVRMRAIARTRQSERVRATVNRNRITTAQRIQHVPRYLMSSLDETIEAVAAGISTAVYQRPLTPRARSKKKRKVGRRKRVAGKKNHTQTSVGKKSTGVWIKRRRRRTKRRRVKKIKLKTEMTARSRIAKTLRLGKPVHGISIPSMHKPIEPSLGLLRADIGAASLSVFGDPFELDPYDSDDEELPVNSASPLSAKRRVLSQSALRSHRPVARPVAVGFPGRSVPALIPEPEAESADLLGTILAGQTRLMMSGSDVVINRDGSLTAKKAVPPLHANSVHNSKAEENSEDGAQPGASHLGTSVSSSGAESLGSLLLNTNSRPTSSNTCSSSLQLASKAVSSLQTVLGKAPIRFEYSMTPRSVQTQNLANLNRCIPKLGDIPRFNGNSQSHSESSKLYNNSSSFTKTVSVRQPLKLVPKRPDISELPRIPKIKKEANSGHLGSQSASERSGDVPSSCITQLTGKGGTNQPIRGSKMESSKPNATQQQACSSGGSLSANTIAHGSSVLSSSRGKAGSSSFESFKINIPGNVGHSSRLSNPGFCNTFRPVDNKAQQKENSSPFFSLKKTKPVKSEIYDPFDPTGSDSSSANSSPERLPLTNITRTISIASPKVQTFQTVRRITPYTLENIFGPGAELSDVPSSNTESHDDVVIKERLVKQISDTEQNEKELSNISCPSSAIKQVPDAEHLNEGDRDSPRIVFEDDHGKPRVKMELDSPIRNEHQNTPKNGQAEKPSFSQSPSSSSSWSQKKLKKEETTKEYKCTQSRSRSRDRSSRSTSRSVEESYSKIHKMKSKVRQSSSDHSSSHEQSQKKKAKDKMKNKKVKTSWAKEHKRSRSRSGSPGNSSVEFYESRKKKKHSSSRAKGRECSQSDSTERTKKKKHRRERCYDRYEKERTSRRRSRSRSREKRKKRSRSPSASGFWEPKETKSRERWPQCRSRSKERKLKPKETSPPLNEKDQRSSDNNTDNSLEYALPWKQELEEMKQEPLNIHLDLISLQEIPPKGNIIETDLKESIAAEQICEKFINEAIPSQSECSNTGVLPNSIDSSMEIELTTGSDSPELSSQNSIRLEEISVKEEDNEVCPFLTDFPLEKEKLEQGPVETATQSSPEIKMPAEAQDGGLVLGDDVADVNKPETETCAQGPALKSKALVKRVTWNLQEEEGDTVTVDKARVPFCKQRMKEGVWKAEDLTQTFNQVQLTEPPPTNYMIPEPMFPDLDSSQVYNQNLPLTAPLPSSLPPYAPVSQPTVQFIMQGSLPLLSCVSGQGLTPEPGNLATASEPGIQAASTGEMEEKVKALKSPMDKTKNEEYMKKLHMQERAVEEVKLAIKPFYQKREITKEEYKDILRKAVQKICHSRSGEINPVKVANLVKAYVEKYKHMRKHKKADAEEEPHEMGN; from the exons ATGGATGAGGACAGCCAGGACGAGCTCATAAACAAGAATGCTGCATTAGGCAAAGTCAAAAAAACAAATGCGCTGCTCTTTGGTGATGCAG AAAGCAGCGATGGAAATAGTGGGGACTCTGATGATACAGGAAGTGAGGAAGAAGATGATACTGATGAAGATGGAGGTGAGGAGGATGAAGAAGGTGAAGATGAAGATCTAGAAG ATTCTGATGAAGATGAGGAAGAGGATGATATGGAAATTGCTTCTGAGCAACCAACACATCTGGTGAAAGGAAAACCACAAATTAATGGAGGAGCTTGTTCTTCTTCTGATGAAGATGCTGAAAAATGCCCTATATGCCTCAATACATTCAGGGACCAGGAAGTTGGAACACCTGAAAACTGTGCCCATTACTTCTGCTCTGATTGTATAGTGGAATGGTCTAAA AATGCCAACTCTTGTCCAGTGGATCGAATTACTTTTAAATTTATCTGCATTCGAACACATTTTGGTGGAGAAATCTTGAAAAAA GTACCTGTTGAGAATGCACAATCTCAGGAGGTTGTGGTGGAGGATGATCCAACTTTTTGTGAAGTGTGTGGCCGAAGCGACAGAGAAGATCGTCTCTTGCTCTGTGATGGCTGTGATGCCGG gTATCACATGGAATGCCTTAATCCACCTCTGAGTGAGGTACCTGTGGCTGAATGGTTCTGTCCACCTTGCACATTGGCAAATGCTGTACCTATTGATGCCG ATCATGTGAGTGAAGAGGAAGTTGCTTCCCTCACAGCTGATGTTGTCCCTACTACTAGTAGACTACGCCCTAATGTCCGAATGCGAGCGATAGCCCGAACCCGCCAGAGCGAGCGTGTGCGGGCAACGGTGAATAGAAACCGCATAACAACTGCACAGCGAATTCAG CATGTACCGAGGTACCTTATGTCTTCCCTTGATGAAACAATTGAGGCTGTTGCAGCAGGGATAAGCACAGCAGTGTACCAGAGACCACTGACTCCTCGAGCCCGATCTAAGAAGAAACGAAAAGTTG ggaggagaaagagagtggcgggtaaaaaaaatcacacacaaacaTCTGTTGGAAAAAAGAGCACCGGAGTATGGATTAAGAGACGGAGACGTCGAACAAAGAGGAGaagggtgaaaaaaataaaa CTGAAAACTGAGATGACTGCTCGTTCCCGAATTGCAAAAACTCTCCGTCTTGGCAAGCCTGTGCATGGCATATCAATTCCTTCCATGCACAAACCAATAGAACCCTCGCTTGGTCTTCTGAGAGCAGATATTGgggcagcatctctctctgtTTTTGGAGATCCTTTTGAGTTGGACCCATATGACAG TGATGATGAAGAGCTTCCTGTAAACTCAGCCTCACCTCTGAGTGCTAAAAGAAGAGTCCTGTCTCAATCAGCACTTAGATCACATCGTCCTGTTGCTAGACCTGTTGCTGTGGGGTTTCCTGG GAGGAGTGTGCCTGCCCTGATACCGGAGCCAGAAGCTGAGTCAGCTGACCTGTTAGGAACCATCTTGGCCGGACAGACTCGTCTTATGATGAGTGGTTCTGATGTTGTAATTAATCGAGATGGATCATTAACAGCAAAGAAAGCAG TTCCACCGTTGCATGCCAATTCAGTACACAATTCAAAAGCAGAGGAAAACTCAGAAGATGGTGCCCAGCCTGGAGCATCTCATTTGGGAACCTCCGTTAGTAGCTCTGGTGCTGAATCTTTGGGTTCTTTGTTGCTGAATACAAACTCCAGACCCACCTCCTCAAATACTTGCTCTTCTTCCCTACAGTTAGCAAGCAAAGCCGTGAGTTCATTGCAGACTGTGTTGGGAAAGGCACCCATTAGGTTTGAATATTCAATGACTCCAAGGTCTGTTCAGACTCAGAATTTAGCAAATCTGAATAGGTGTATTCCCAAACTGGGTGACATACCCAGATTTAATGGAAACTCACAGTCTCATTCCGAATCTTCTAAGTTGTACAATAACTCAAGCTCATTTACAAAAACTGTATCTGTGAGACAGCCTCTCAAGCTCGTTCCTAAAAGGCCTGATATCTCTGAACTTCCCAGGATACCAAAGAttaaaaaggaagcaaacagtggCCATTTGGGATCACAGTCTGCCAGTGAGAGAAGTGGTGATGTTCCCAGCTCCTGTATAACACAACTGACTGGCAAAGGGGGTACAAACCAGCCGATCAGAGGTAGTAAAATGGAAAGCAGCAAACCAAATGCCACTCAGCAGCAAGCATGCTCAAGTGGAGGCTCTCTCTCTGCAAATACCATTGCTCATGGCAGTTCTGTTCTTTCTTCATCAAGGGGGAAAGCAGGAAGCTCTTCCTTTGAGAGTTTTAAAATCAACATCCCTGGAAATGTTGGGCATTCCAGCAGACTGTCTAATCCTGGATTTTGCAATACTTTTCGACCTGTTGACAATAAAGCGCAACAGAAAGAGAATTCTTCACCTTTCTTTtctctgaaaaaaacaaaacctgtcaAAAGTGAAATATATGATCCTTTTGATCCAACAGGCTCTGATTCAAGCTCAGCAAATAGCAGTCCTGAAAGATTGCCCCTCACTAATATAACCAGAACAATATCCATAGCAAGCCCCAAAGTTCAGACATTCCAAACAGTGCGCCGTATTACCCCTTACACACTGGAAAACATCTTTGGACCAGGAGCAGAGTTGTCTGATGTGCCATCAAGTAACACAGAGTCCCATGATGATGTGGTGATTAAGGAGCGACTGGTAAAACAAATCTCTGATACAGAACAAAATGAGAAGGAATTGTCAAATATATCCTGCCCTTCATCTGCCATCAAGCAAGTTCCTGATGCAGAGCACTTAAATGAAGGTGACAGGGACAGTCCTCGGATAGTTTTTGAAGATGACCACGGTAAACCTAGAGTGAAAATGGAGCTGGACAGTCCTATAAGGAATGAGCACCAAAACACACCTAAAAATGGGCAAGCAGAGAAGCCATCTTTTTCACAATCCCCATCAAGTTCCAGTTCTTGGAGccagaagaaattaaaaaaagaggAGACCACAAAAGAGTACAAATGCACCCAGTCACGATCTAGATCAAGAGACAGAAGCTCCAGATCTACTTCCCGCTCAGTTGAAGAAAGCTACAGCAAAATTCACAAGATGAAATCCAAGGTCAGGCAGTCATCGAGCGACCACTCTAGCAGTCATGAGCAATCTCAAAAAAAGAAAGCCAAGgataaaatgaagaacaaaaaagTAAAAACCTCCTGGGCAAAAGAACACAAGCGATCTAGGTCACGATCTGGTAGCCCAGGTAACTCTTCTGTTGAGTTTTACGaaagcaggaagaagaaaaaacactCTTCCTCTAGAGCAAAGGGAAGAGAATGTTCCCAATCAGACAGTACTGAGAGAACTAAGAAAAAGAAGCACAGAAGAGAGAGATGCTATGACAGATATGAAAAGGAAAGAACCTCAAGGAGAAGATCCAGATCTAGGTCTCGGGAGAAGCGAAAAAAGAGATCAAGGTCACCCTCTGCATCAGGATTCTGGGAGCCCAAAGAAACTAAATCAAGAGAGAGATGGCCGCAGTGCAGGTCACGCtccaaagaaagaaaattgaagCCAAAGGAAACATCCCCTCCTCTTAATGAGAAGGACCAGAGATCTTCAGATAACAACACAGACAATTCTCTTGAGTAtgctctcccttggaaacaagaGCTGGAAGAAATGAAGCAAGAACCTTTGAATATTCATCTAGACCTGATATCTCTACAGGAGATTCCTCCAAAGGGCAACATAATAGAAACTGATTTAAAAGAGTCCATTGCAGCAGAGCAGATCTGTGAGAAGTTTATAAATGAAGCCATTCCTTCCCAGTCAGAATGCTCAAATACTGGAGTTTTACCAAATAGCATAGACTCTTCCATGGAGATTGAACTGACAACGGGCAGTGATTCACCAGAGCTCAGTAGTCAAAATAGTATAAGATTGGAAGAAATTTCAGTTAAAGAAGAAGATAATGAAGTATGCCCATTTCTAACAGACTTTCCTTTAGAGAAGGAAAAACTTGAACAGGGACCTGTTGAAACAGCAACTCAATCTTCACCTGAAATCAAAATGCCAGCAGAGGCTCAAGATGGGGGCCTTGTGTTGGGTGATGATGTAGCTGATGTAAATAAACCTGAAACAGAGACCTGTGCTCAAGGTCCTGCATTGAAATCTAAAGCATTAGTGAAAAGGGTTACGTGGAATCTGCAAGAGGAAGAAGGTGATACAGTGACTGTGGACAAAGCAA GAGTGCCATTCTGCAAACAGAGAATGAAAGAAGGGGTCTGGAAAGCAGAGGATTTGACCCAGACATTTAATCAGGTGCAGTTAACTGAGCCTCCTCCAACCAATTATATGATTCCTGAGCCTATGTTTCCTGATCTAGATTCTTCTCAG GTTTACAACCAAAACCTACCTTTGACAGCACCACTGCCATCAAGTCTGCCACCCTATGCGCCTGTCAGTCAGCCCACTGTTCAGTTCATAATGCAAGGGAGCCTTCCTCTGCTCAGCTGTGTGTCAGGGCAAGGGCTAACTCCAGAGCCTGGCAATCTGGCCACAGCTTCAGAGCCAGGAATTCAGGCAGCTTCCACTGGAGAGATGGAGGAGAAAGTCAAAGCACTTAAATCCCCGATGgataaaacaaaaaatgaagaG TACATGAAGAAACTTCATATGCAAGAGAGGGCTGTGGAAGAAGTGAAACTTGCAATCAAGCCCTTTTACCAGAAGAGGGAGATCACCAAGGAGGAGTACAAGGATATTCTTCGAAAGGCAGTACAAAAG ATTTGTCACAGCAGAAGTGGTGAAATCAACCCTGTGAAGGTGGCTAATCTTGTGAAGGCTTATGTTGAGAAGTACAAACATATGAGGAAACATAAGAAGGCTGATGCTGAAGAAGAGCCTCATGAAATGGGGAACtga
- the PHRF1 gene encoding PHD and RING finger domain-containing protein 1 isoform X3, which produces MDEDSQDELINKNAALGKVKKTNALLFGDAESSDGNSGDSDDTGSEEEDDTDEDGGEEDEEGEDEDLEDSDEDEEEDDMEIASEQPTHLVKGKPQINGGACSSSDEDAEKCPICLNTFRDQEVGTPENCAHYFCSDCIVEWSKNANSCPVDRITFKFICIRTHFGGEILKKVPVENAQSQEVVVEDDPTFCEVCGRSDREDRLLLCDGCDAGYHMECLNPPLSEVPVAEWFCPPCTLANAVPIDAETDHVSEEEVASLTADVVPTTSRLRPNVRMRAIARTRQSERVRATVNRNRITTAQRIQHVPRYLMSSLDETIEAVAAGISTAVYQRPLTPRARSKKKRKVGRRKRVAGKKNHTQTSVGKKSTGVWIKRRRRRTKRRRVKKIKLKTEMTARSRIAKTLRLGKPVHGISIPSMHKPIEPSLGLLRADIGAASLSVFGDPFELDPYDSDDEELPVNSASPLSAKRRVLSQSALRSHRPVARPVAVGFPGRSVPALIPEPEAESADLLGTILAGQTRLMMSGSDVVINRDGSLTAKKAVPPLHANSVHNSKAEENSEDGAQPGASHLGTSVSSSGAESLGSLLLNTNSRPTSSNTCSSSLQLASKAVSSLQTVLGKAPIRFEYSMTPRSVQTQNLANLNRCIPKLGDIPRFNGNSQSHSESSKLYNNSSSFTKTVSVRQPLKLVPKRPDISELPRIPKIKKEANSGHLGSQSASERSGDVPSSCITQLTGKGGTNQPIRGSKMESSKPNATQQQACSSGGSLSANTIAHGSSVLSSSRGKAGSSSFESFKINIPGNVGHSSRLSNPGFCNTFRPVDNKAQQKENSSPFFSLKKTKPVKSEIYDPFDPTGSDSSSANSSPERLPLTNITRTISIASPKVQTFQTVRRITPYTLENIFGPGAELSDVPSSNTESHDDVVIKERLVKQISDTEQNEKELSNISCPSSAIKQVPDAEHLNEGDRDSPRIVFEDDHGKPRVKMELDSPIRNEHQNTPKNGQAEKPSFSQSPSSSSSWSQKKLKKEETTKEYKCTQSRSRSRDRSSRSTSRSVEESYSKIHKMKSKVRQSSSDHSSSHEQSQKKKAKDKMKNKKVKTSWAKEHKRSRSRSGSPGNSSVEFYESRKKKKHSSSRAKGRECSQSDSTERTKKKKHRRERCYDRYEKERTSRRRSRSRSREKRKKRSRSPSASGFWEPKETKSRERWPQCRSRSKERKLKPKETSPPLNEKDQRSSDNNTDNSLEYALPWKQELEEMKQEPLNIHLDLISLQEIPPKGNIIETDLKESIAAEQICEKFINEAIPSQSECSNTGVLPNSIDSSMEIELTTGSDSPELSSQNSIRLEEISVKEEDNEVCPFLTDFPLEKEKLEQGPVETATQSSPEIKMPAEAQDGGLVLGDDVADVNKPETETCAQGPALKSKALVKRVTWNLQEEEGDTVTVDKARVPFCKQRMKEGVWKAEDLTQTFNQVYNQNLPLTAPLPSSLPPYAPVSQPTVQFIMQGSLPLLSCVSGQGLTPEPGNLATASEPGIQAASTGEMEEKVKALKSPMDKTKNEEYMKKLHMQERAVEEVKLAIKPFYQKREITKEEYKDILRKAVQKICHSRSGEINPVKVANLVKAYVEKYKHMRKHKKADAEEEPHEMGN; this is translated from the exons ATGGATGAGGACAGCCAGGACGAGCTCATAAACAAGAATGCTGCATTAGGCAAAGTCAAAAAAACAAATGCGCTGCTCTTTGGTGATGCAG AAAGCAGCGATGGAAATAGTGGGGACTCTGATGATACAGGAAGTGAGGAAGAAGATGATACTGATGAAGATGGAGGTGAGGAGGATGAAGAAGGTGAAGATGAAGATCTAGAAG ATTCTGATGAAGATGAGGAAGAGGATGATATGGAAATTGCTTCTGAGCAACCAACACATCTGGTGAAAGGAAAACCACAAATTAATGGAGGAGCTTGTTCTTCTTCTGATGAAGATGCTGAAAAATGCCCTATATGCCTCAATACATTCAGGGACCAGGAAGTTGGAACACCTGAAAACTGTGCCCATTACTTCTGCTCTGATTGTATAGTGGAATGGTCTAAA AATGCCAACTCTTGTCCAGTGGATCGAATTACTTTTAAATTTATCTGCATTCGAACACATTTTGGTGGAGAAATCTTGAAAAAA GTACCTGTTGAGAATGCACAATCTCAGGAGGTTGTGGTGGAGGATGATCCAACTTTTTGTGAAGTGTGTGGCCGAAGCGACAGAGAAGATCGTCTCTTGCTCTGTGATGGCTGTGATGCCGG gTATCACATGGAATGCCTTAATCCACCTCTGAGTGAGGTACCTGTGGCTGAATGGTTCTGTCCACCTTGCACATTGGCAAATGCTGTACCTATTGATGCCG AAACAGATCATGTGAGTGAAGAGGAAGTTGCTTCCCTCACAGCTGATGTTGTCCCTACTACTAGTAGACTACGCCCTAATGTCCGAATGCGAGCGATAGCCCGAACCCGCCAGAGCGAGCGTGTGCGGGCAACGGTGAATAGAAACCGCATAACAACTGCACAGCGAATTCAG CATGTACCGAGGTACCTTATGTCTTCCCTTGATGAAACAATTGAGGCTGTTGCAGCAGGGATAAGCACAGCAGTGTACCAGAGACCACTGACTCCTCGAGCCCGATCTAAGAAGAAACGAAAAGTTG ggaggagaaagagagtggcgggtaaaaaaaatcacacacaaacaTCTGTTGGAAAAAAGAGCACCGGAGTATGGATTAAGAGACGGAGACGTCGAACAAAGAGGAGaagggtgaaaaaaataaaa CTGAAAACTGAGATGACTGCTCGTTCCCGAATTGCAAAAACTCTCCGTCTTGGCAAGCCTGTGCATGGCATATCAATTCCTTCCATGCACAAACCAATAGAACCCTCGCTTGGTCTTCTGAGAGCAGATATTGgggcagcatctctctctgtTTTTGGAGATCCTTTTGAGTTGGACCCATATGACAG TGATGATGAAGAGCTTCCTGTAAACTCAGCCTCACCTCTGAGTGCTAAAAGAAGAGTCCTGTCTCAATCAGCACTTAGATCACATCGTCCTGTTGCTAGACCTGTTGCTGTGGGGTTTCCTGG GAGGAGTGTGCCTGCCCTGATACCGGAGCCAGAAGCTGAGTCAGCTGACCTGTTAGGAACCATCTTGGCCGGACAGACTCGTCTTATGATGAGTGGTTCTGATGTTGTAATTAATCGAGATGGATCATTAACAGCAAAGAAAGCAG TTCCACCGTTGCATGCCAATTCAGTACACAATTCAAAAGCAGAGGAAAACTCAGAAGATGGTGCCCAGCCTGGAGCATCTCATTTGGGAACCTCCGTTAGTAGCTCTGGTGCTGAATCTTTGGGTTCTTTGTTGCTGAATACAAACTCCAGACCCACCTCCTCAAATACTTGCTCTTCTTCCCTACAGTTAGCAAGCAAAGCCGTGAGTTCATTGCAGACTGTGTTGGGAAAGGCACCCATTAGGTTTGAATATTCAATGACTCCAAGGTCTGTTCAGACTCAGAATTTAGCAAATCTGAATAGGTGTATTCCCAAACTGGGTGACATACCCAGATTTAATGGAAACTCACAGTCTCATTCCGAATCTTCTAAGTTGTACAATAACTCAAGCTCATTTACAAAAACTGTATCTGTGAGACAGCCTCTCAAGCTCGTTCCTAAAAGGCCTGATATCTCTGAACTTCCCAGGATACCAAAGAttaaaaaggaagcaaacagtggCCATTTGGGATCACAGTCTGCCAGTGAGAGAAGTGGTGATGTTCCCAGCTCCTGTATAACACAACTGACTGGCAAAGGGGGTACAAACCAGCCGATCAGAGGTAGTAAAATGGAAAGCAGCAAACCAAATGCCACTCAGCAGCAAGCATGCTCAAGTGGAGGCTCTCTCTCTGCAAATACCATTGCTCATGGCAGTTCTGTTCTTTCTTCATCAAGGGGGAAAGCAGGAAGCTCTTCCTTTGAGAGTTTTAAAATCAACATCCCTGGAAATGTTGGGCATTCCAGCAGACTGTCTAATCCTGGATTTTGCAATACTTTTCGACCTGTTGACAATAAAGCGCAACAGAAAGAGAATTCTTCACCTTTCTTTtctctgaaaaaaacaaaacctgtcaAAAGTGAAATATATGATCCTTTTGATCCAACAGGCTCTGATTCAAGCTCAGCAAATAGCAGTCCTGAAAGATTGCCCCTCACTAATATAACCAGAACAATATCCATAGCAAGCCCCAAAGTTCAGACATTCCAAACAGTGCGCCGTATTACCCCTTACACACTGGAAAACATCTTTGGACCAGGAGCAGAGTTGTCTGATGTGCCATCAAGTAACACAGAGTCCCATGATGATGTGGTGATTAAGGAGCGACTGGTAAAACAAATCTCTGATACAGAACAAAATGAGAAGGAATTGTCAAATATATCCTGCCCTTCATCTGCCATCAAGCAAGTTCCTGATGCAGAGCACTTAAATGAAGGTGACAGGGACAGTCCTCGGATAGTTTTTGAAGATGACCACGGTAAACCTAGAGTGAAAATGGAGCTGGACAGTCCTATAAGGAATGAGCACCAAAACACACCTAAAAATGGGCAAGCAGAGAAGCCATCTTTTTCACAATCCCCATCAAGTTCCAGTTCTTGGAGccagaagaaattaaaaaaagaggAGACCACAAAAGAGTACAAATGCACCCAGTCACGATCTAGATCAAGAGACAGAAGCTCCAGATCTACTTCCCGCTCAGTTGAAGAAAGCTACAGCAAAATTCACAAGATGAAATCCAAGGTCAGGCAGTCATCGAGCGACCACTCTAGCAGTCATGAGCAATCTCAAAAAAAGAAAGCCAAGgataaaatgaagaacaaaaaagTAAAAACCTCCTGGGCAAAAGAACACAAGCGATCTAGGTCACGATCTGGTAGCCCAGGTAACTCTTCTGTTGAGTTTTACGaaagcaggaagaagaaaaaacactCTTCCTCTAGAGCAAAGGGAAGAGAATGTTCCCAATCAGACAGTACTGAGAGAACTAAGAAAAAGAAGCACAGAAGAGAGAGATGCTATGACAGATATGAAAAGGAAAGAACCTCAAGGAGAAGATCCAGATCTAGGTCTCGGGAGAAGCGAAAAAAGAGATCAAGGTCACCCTCTGCATCAGGATTCTGGGAGCCCAAAGAAACTAAATCAAGAGAGAGATGGCCGCAGTGCAGGTCACGCtccaaagaaagaaaattgaagCCAAAGGAAACATCCCCTCCTCTTAATGAGAAGGACCAGAGATCTTCAGATAACAACACAGACAATTCTCTTGAGTAtgctctcccttggaaacaagaGCTGGAAGAAATGAAGCAAGAACCTTTGAATATTCATCTAGACCTGATATCTCTACAGGAGATTCCTCCAAAGGGCAACATAATAGAAACTGATTTAAAAGAGTCCATTGCAGCAGAGCAGATCTGTGAGAAGTTTATAAATGAAGCCATTCCTTCCCAGTCAGAATGCTCAAATACTGGAGTTTTACCAAATAGCATAGACTCTTCCATGGAGATTGAACTGACAACGGGCAGTGATTCACCAGAGCTCAGTAGTCAAAATAGTATAAGATTGGAAGAAATTTCAGTTAAAGAAGAAGATAATGAAGTATGCCCATTTCTAACAGACTTTCCTTTAGAGAAGGAAAAACTTGAACAGGGACCTGTTGAAACAGCAACTCAATCTTCACCTGAAATCAAAATGCCAGCAGAGGCTCAAGATGGGGGCCTTGTGTTGGGTGATGATGTAGCTGATGTAAATAAACCTGAAACAGAGACCTGTGCTCAAGGTCCTGCATTGAAATCTAAAGCATTAGTGAAAAGGGTTACGTGGAATCTGCAAGAGGAAGAAGGTGATACAGTGACTGTGGACAAAGCAA GAGTGCCATTCTGCAAACAGAGAATGAAAGAAGGGGTCTGGAAAGCAGAGGATTTGACCCAGACATTTAATCAG GTTTACAACCAAAACCTACCTTTGACAGCACCACTGCCATCAAGTCTGCCACCCTATGCGCCTGTCAGTCAGCCCACTGTTCAGTTCATAATGCAAGGGAGCCTTCCTCTGCTCAGCTGTGTGTCAGGGCAAGGGCTAACTCCAGAGCCTGGCAATCTGGCCACAGCTTCAGAGCCAGGAATTCAGGCAGCTTCCACTGGAGAGATGGAGGAGAAAGTCAAAGCACTTAAATCCCCGATGgataaaacaaaaaatgaagaG TACATGAAGAAACTTCATATGCAAGAGAGGGCTGTGGAAGAAGTGAAACTTGCAATCAAGCCCTTTTACCAGAAGAGGGAGATCACCAAGGAGGAGTACAAGGATATTCTTCGAAAGGCAGTACAAAAG ATTTGTCACAGCAGAAGTGGTGAAATCAACCCTGTGAAGGTGGCTAATCTTGTGAAGGCTTATGTTGAGAAGTACAAACATATGAGGAAACATAAGAAGGCTGATGCTGAAGAAGAGCCTCATGAAATGGGGAACtga